DNA from Elaeis guineensis isolate ETL-2024a chromosome 2, EG11, whole genome shotgun sequence:
TTAGCCTCATAATGGATATGGCAATCTGAGAGTGGCCCTGGCTTGTTGTATCCTTTTTTAGCCTCATAATGGATATGGCAATTTTAGTTCTCAGCATCATCACAAGCTTGCTGATACCTGCTAAACCACCTGCGATTATGGTTCCAGATTGGCTATTTGAACCATTTTCTTTGGTGGtgcttttttcagatatttttgttgtgAGGCTGTAAGCTCAGTTTTGTCAATATGGTGCCATGTGAGATCATTTTATTGGTGTGCTTCTCAGATATCAGCAAGACTATTGAGGGGTTGGTGGATTCTGCCTTCAGTTAAGATGAAGGGAAGCTGATGTTTTTGTGATTGATGTAGTTATCAAGTTCTACCACTTCAAAAACTTTTGTTTCCCTGTGGATAAAAGTAGGAAAAAAATGTAATAGGAAAAAAAATGCACCAAGTGGAATATGAGTAAAAAAAAttgttcatcaagttcaatatttGATGGATTACAAAAGAGTGCATCTAGTGTTTGTGGTGATTATGTCTATTGTTTACATGGTATTTGACTTCTAATTATTATCGCCTGTCGCTGGCATTGCAAGTGTTAATAAAGGCTTTAAAACAAAGAGATCTCATGATCACATCATCACTTCTCTTGGGCAAAATTAGAGGTATCAGATGATTCGAGTGGATTAAAAGAATATTCATTCTCATCAAACAACATGCTCAAATAGCATGTTGTTAAATCAAGGGTATTTTGTGGATGATAGATATGCAGTCatagacaaaaaaaaaatgcataaacCAAAAGTTTGGGCGACTCATAGATTTTATAGACATGTACCTGGCATATCTATCACAtgttttttttaagagaagagaataTTTGATAAATAGCAGGCCTAATAAAAAATTGTTTTGGAGTAGATATGGTAAATTCACTTTCTATTTACTCTTaatattcttctctttttccttggGTCATCTTAGAATAAATACAAAGAAGAGGATTCAAAATAATTGTTATGTAACATTTGCAGCATCAATTTAAATGAATTAGCAATTTTAGCTTAAAAAACTTTGTAGTAGATGCAATAAATAATTGGTAGAGAATGATTTTGACAAATaatttctctatatttttttcataattgatCATTATTTTCCATTGCAACAACAAATGATAGTTCCTATAGTTGTTACCATATTAttctgaagcaatctcagttCAAGCACATTTTGGTGGTACAGTCATTGTGTATTTGTGTTTTTGAGAAAAGCAGAGGGAGACCTACCAACAATCTAATTACTTGTCCAAATTATTGGATGCAGCATCCAAGAATTATATCCAGTACTTTTGGTTGCTAAGAAAATAGTGTGAAAACTAGATAAACTTGCAATTCATGGCAATGTAATCATTATAATAATGATATCATTGGATCATTATCAATGAATGACAGTGGTAAAACAAAGGCTATGCAAAACTTTAAATATAATCATCATAAGCTTGCAAAATATAAACTAATATAAATTATGTTATTGGGTTGGTCCATAAAACCTTTCTAATGATTCCTTGCAGAACTATCGACGCACAACCACCCAAACCCACGGGGCAGTTCCATAATTTAACAAACATCATCTACATGCCTTTCGTTTTCAGTCATCCACTGTTCCAACCATCCGAAATAATTTGATTactatcaaaattaatttataaagacCTATTTAAGTATTTGTGgtttgaaaattttataagaatCGGATCTGTTAATCCATCTAGCTTCTATTTTTCTAAAATCTATTTCAAATCCTAATCTTTGGACCGtaggaaaaaatatatatatatattttttgcttCCCACATGATTTGAACTGGATGGAGTTTGATTGGCACAGACTAATGTTTAAATCCTACGGTCAACTATGTCGGAACAACCAGATATTACTTTTAGTTTAGAGTGGATTAATTACGTCGATCTACGCTCTCTATACGAGGCCCTCGCGTTACTCCGTTCTTCCGCTCCCCATTCCTGATCCCCGACAGCCGATCTCGAGCCCTTCTCATTCGATTCAAGGAGTTGGGTGAGAAATCCTAACTCTAAATCTGTGCTTCGATTAGCTCGCTGCGTTTGCAGATCTCACTTGGAGTCTCTCAAGAaagttttttgttttgttttttatcGGCTTTCTGTTCGTTTATTGCCCAACCGTTGTATTTTGTGGCATTTTGCTCGTATCTTAGCTTTTATTCGTTTAATTTTGGATTCTCCTCTCCGAGAGATCACCGGGTTGCAATCAAAGGTTAAATTGTGCTATTTTCCCTCTCTTTTTTGTTCTTTTATGTGACATTTTGGTGCAAATAATTATGTGCGTGGAAATTTTTGGTTTCATTGTCTCCAAACTTTGATTTGTATGCTGTAATGCTGGATTCCAACTCGAACCGTTTGAAAAATGTTGAACAACTGCCTGGAGTGGTCGTCAGCTTAAATTTGTCTATAATGGAAGAAATTCTAATATTTGATCTAGCTATGATTGTGTTCTCGACAGTTTTAGCTTTGTACCCTGATTGATATGATTTAGTTGACACTACGTTGTCATTGGAACCCTTGCAACTATTTTGAATGATCATAAAAGTTAAAACCGATTAATCATAAGatgtaataaaatttacttaatgATTATGTAAAATCTGCTGtccagtaaaaattttattggaccGTGCATCTTACAAGTATTTCATAGTAATGAGCAACTCCAAATTCAGCACAGCCTGAAATTTTATAGCTTCTGAACCATCATGTTTCTATCTGTCGTTTGGGCAAAGCTCATTAGTTGGAAGACTTTTCTTCTAAATTTTGTAAAATCACCTAAACTGAGGTATATGGTCAACTTTGTGGCACACCATCACATATGCCATTGAAGAGCTGTTTATTGTTGATTCTATGTTTTTGGTTGTGCTTATATAATCATTTGTTGCTAGCGTAGCACCTGGGCTGTGTCTTCAAGAGATATTTAGAGATTTTCTATGTCAACCACTTGCTCCACATGTTATGATGCTAACTGACTATTATTATTGTAAAAGAAGATATATTGAATTCCATACTATAAAAGAACTCTACCTAGCCTGAAACAAAGCTGGTCTGTACTCTCTAATCTATTTTGTCAGACATTCCTTTCCGCCTCACATTTTAATGGAAGATAGCAGAAATATTCATTTTTCCATGTTGTCTGCGCATGTCTTGTTGTAGCCCTTCCCTTCCTATAGGTTCATTTGTTGTTATCTTGTCAAGACCACTTGCTTCATCATAGTTTCTCTACCTTGCATATCTTGCAGAAATATTGCTTTAATTGCTGTCCAGTCGCCCTCTTGTTTAAAAGAATGGGTGTCAATTCTGTAAATTTAAAACCATCGAAACtgccattaaaaaaaaatgaagaaatttaGTACTAGTTCTTCTATTTAGAGTTCTTTTCTGTTCAAGAATCAATTATTTCCATTTTCATTTTCTGTAGGCATGTTCCATGTCTAGAGGTGCTTAATGGCCTCCTTATGTGATTTTTGTTTAAAAAACCAAGTAGTGCTCTTGATCCTTTGGCTTTTCTAATATCTAATGGATCATCTATTAATTGGAAGCAAACTATGATAAAAACTAATTTCGCTGTTTGCATATTCGCAGACCTAACATAGTTCTTTTAATTCATTTGATTCGCACTCTTAAATCTGCTGTGGTAATTTCCTAGCTGGGAGAAAAAGGAACATCTGCTAAGCTAGGTCGTATGCCACCAAGTCTATGTGATAACTCTTGGCATTGATGTTgactttttttttagttttttcccCTAATAATTGTGAGAGCTCTTCTTGCATGAGTATATGGTGCTCAAGTATTACTTTTACTGTGATGTTTCCTTTTAGGCTAGGCAGGAGATGATTTATGACCTGATTTTGACATATATGTCAACAAGTTCTCTTGTGATCTGTCAATTGATGGTttcagaacaaaaaaaaaatttccaaatGGATAAGGACTATAGGGAAGGCTCTGAGTTAAAGGTCCAAAGAGGAAGATATCATTCAAACTTAGACTGTTAATACTACATATAATTGATCATTTTCTGTATGATGTTTCTTGTGTGATTAGAAGAGTTGTTTATACAAAAGGATCAGATCCCTTGCAGAAGGAAGGTGGGTTGCAAAATTCTGTCCAAGAGAGCACTCTGAATCATTCGACTTTTTCCTTTTATTTGTCACTCCACAATATTTTACCCTGATAAACACAATTTGAACAAGAATATTTAAATCCCTTAAAGCCCTTAATATCAGTGCAGTATCCTCTTACATATATTTATGACAAAGATTAGAGGAAGGCCCTTAAAGGAAGTGCTTGGTTTCATGTGAAATGGCTGTAAGGGAGGAGGGAGAGACCTAAGGATATCTTTATGAGATCTAAGGATTTGAAATAGCCATTTATAGCAGTGGATTGTGGAAAAGTTTATGAAGTTAATCCCTAATTTAGTCTTTTTGGTACTATTTATGCTCTCTAGAATAGAAACTGCTTTCATCTACCATCGCTAAGTTCAGAGAACTATGCACGAGTGGTCTCATCTGTCTCACGTATCTTTGATATCTCATCATAGATAATGTAAGGGTCTCGTCTGTGTCACCCATTATTGATAACTCTTTATAGATAATGTAAGAAGGATCTGACTGCTACACTGTAAGTGTTTTTTATGATAATCTCGCAAATGATCTAACTGCAGAGTTCCAGTTCTGCAATCTTATGTCTCAATTAATAAAATTCCCACTAATTCAGAAGGTAGAAGAATCAATAGATCTATAGTTCCCATCAGGCCATTGCATGAAAACTGTTGTTATCTATTGACCACCTTGGAAAGATTTGTGTTCTTACTCTTTTTTTCGCTCAGGAACAACAACAGAACCATGCTATAACCATATTACTGAGACTAATATAAGTTCATTTGCCATACAATAATGCACTGGCAGATTCTAATATCGGATTTCATTTTCATTATATTTGCACCTCTTTGCTCGATAAATCTTGGATTCCTGTGCTTCATTTTGCAAatgatatatattaaaattcCATTTTCTGAAAGTTTGGATTACTTTATACGAGAACTAGAGAATGGGTCGTGGTGTAAGCAGTGGAGGAGGACAGAGTTCTCTGGGCTACCTCTTTGGGAGTGATGAGACCCCTAAACCTGCTGCAAATCAAACTCCAGCTGCTGACAACACTTTACATTCCCAAAAGCCTTCTACTGCTTCACCAACTGTTGATGTCAGCAAGCAGATTCCAGCAGGCATCCAACAAAAAATAGCAAACAGCTACCACCGTGCGGATGGCCAGAACAGTGGCAATTTTCTTACGGTACAAACTTACTTGCCCTAAGTTAAGCTATTCATTACATACTGCTGCTCTGCTGTTCTCTGTTTGATGGATTGCATTTTTCCTCACCAATATTTCTTGGCATACTATTTTATGTGTACAATTTCATTTCTGTCACCTTGTAGATTGATCTGTGACCATTATTGATCATAAACTttgagttctatttttttttttgcccccctCCCTTCATCTGATATCAAACTCATGAAAGCAAGGTATCTTCTGTTTGTAAAAGTATCTCTGCATTTTGCCTGTGGCTCACCTACGTACTTTTGATTTTTGAATCCTTAGACAGTTCTATCCTCATTAGTTATGCATAGAAGaaccctccctccttttcttggTAAAGCTAGTTTCCAGATTATGATCTGTTTGACTTTAACAAACTCCTGGTATTATGATTGTTGGGTGGAAGCCAAGAAAACAGTTTCACGACCCACATTTCTGAGTTCCAAAAAGGAGATCGGTCTTCTTACATGTTAATGTATTAGTTAGGTTTTTACATTTGTGCATATCTGGAAGGATAGTACTAGTTTTCTGTTGTGCAGGACCGGCCTTCAACCAAGGTTCAATCTGCTCCTGGTGGCGGTTCTTCCCTCAGTTACCTCTTTGGTGGTGGCGGCAACTGATGAACTTATTTCTGGTTAGAACTGTGAAGTGTCTCAAACAAATGAAGAAATGATATCATTGTTTAGACCTGCTCATTTCAAatgaatgatgatttttttttattgctgGGAGACCGACATATACTTGCTGAACCAAGATGTTTTTTGTGGCGATTTGTTTGCCTAATTGATGAATAGATGAGAAACCTTCATCCCTAAGATAGAAGTGTGTTTTCCCATTCATTCTTAGCATTGGCTCTCTAAATTCGGTGTCATAGTTCTGTGCCATTACTTAAATACTAATACATGCATTCTACTTTTCCGTGAATTGTTTGATTTCACTGTGCATAGGGTTAAAACCCCAGATCTATAGTGTTGCTGTCTCTGGGTTTAACCAGGGTAGTCTATCTCTGCCCCCTGTTATATTTAACCGTTCAATACAGCAACCAATAGGCCTACCATGCAAAGTGAGTCAGGTTTGTTTGCAATGACAGCCCACTCCTAAATGGGAAAATTGATGAGGTGCACTGGccaattctctctctttctttctctctctatagcagatgccactaattttttttttctttaattcacTTCAAATAAATCAATAATTAACTCATGAACTTCTTAATCACTGCACAGTTTCCTCAGATTCTGAGTATCAGGGAACCCCTATCAAAGCCACCTTTCATCAGTGTTAGTACTGCTAGCTGTTGCACATACAACAAAGCCAGATTCACATTTTGCCTGCTCACGTTTTAACATTTGATGCTGCTTTTTTCATCATAGTTCCTGTTTACACAGTCATCTGAAACATTCAGCACAGAATTTAACTCACACATGGAGCCAGTTCCGCAGAACATCTCATTTACGATCAGCTGAAGTCTTACCAGTCATATTTTTCATTGCATCATATGAAAGCTTTCAGGTTCCACCATTAGTATCTAAATGAAGCCACATTCCCTCCTGAAGCATGCCTCCTAAAAGCTCATATAATTTCATTGGAAAGGCAAAGCACATGGAATGCATCTCTGATTCCAAAACACCGAACCCTGCATTCCTCAAATGAAATTAGATTTGCCTCACATATAGTTAATTCTGCAATTTACTATCGGTCAGTGGATGGTGCTCCATCGTCGGGTGCAACAATCGCATTTGAGCTGGCTAACTTGAGGTTTGGTGCTCTTGTACTAAATAACAAATGTGCTTTACAGGACTCAACCATTATGAGGTATCAAGATACAGAACATTCAAACATGGATTATCATCAGCAATGCCTGCAATATATaggaaaaaaaataggaaaaaaaaatcaattccaTGATTTCTAGATTACATTCTGTGCTCATTGGGTCATGACTGAAATAATCTTGTAGACAAATCTGCACTGTTATCAGATCATTTAAAGGTCTACATGACAAGAATTCAGCAAATATACgataacccaaaaaaaaaaaaaaatcaagtgttACAGAAACCCGTTGGATTTCATTGGAGGGGCTTGTTTGGCAGATAGCATGCCCTTTCACTGTCTTAAATCAAATGAAGTATCTCACCAATTGCTTGATACTTTTCATTGCTCGTGACGTTGACAAACTTCAGCGAATCACCAATCCTTGCATTGCCTGTAGTCCTTCTTCAGATATCTTGTTAGCCTTGATAGTGCTGATGGCATTGGCAATATTGCCCTAAATAAAAAGTTCAACAGATAAACAATTTGAAATCATTAGTTGCATGGCTGAACAAGTACATTTAGCTAGCTTTTTCAAAAATTAGAAGCAGGGCACAGATTTGGCACCCAAATTATCAGCATACTATGAGGCCTTCCACTGCCACAGGTGGGTTGGGGCCTGACAACTATGTAGAAACGCATCTAAAGAACCGCAAGTAAGAAATTACCCTCCAAGCTCCAAGCTTGGAACGGAGAGATTGCCACTGTGATAGTCCAAAAACTCTCTCTGTATGTCGGCTGCACATCAAACAATGGAACATGCATGAATCAAAAATAATGGTTTGGCTTGAATTCCAACTGAACAGTATAAACCCCGTTATCTTCACCCTACACCACTAAACAAAATAAATACAACAAAAGAACATTCACTGGGCAGTGATTACCTCACGACCACTATTTGATTCATCTGATCCATCTTACAGTCCAAAAGTTTGGAGGTAATTGCTTTGACAACCCAATATTCTACCTCCTCATCTGTGATCTGTATGACAACTTATTTAAACAAGAAGCAATAATTGCCAaaagtaataataataaaaggcAAGCCGAAAGATATGGGTTACCCGAAGTGTGTCCTTGATGACAGAATATGGAATTTCACCAGACTCGTTGGAACTTAAGTCTAGCAATGACATCAACCTCATCTTCGTTATGCAGTCTTCGTGAACCAGACCTGTAGATCCCTTGTCATtagaaaattaaacaaaaactttGGATGTCGACAAGTTCACAAAACAAGCTTCCCACCATAGCTTTTAAGTAAAGTAGAATTTGCAGCATGAAAATCTAGATAGGCATCAAGCCTTTGAGTGAGAAAGATCTTCAATAGCTGGTAAACCAATGCATGCTTTCCATCCTTTTCCAGCTGCCCAACAGCAGGCATATCTAGCAGATCACACTGCAAGAAACATCATAATTCTGAAAATTCATTCCATATATTGTAAATAGTAAGAAGATAGTAGACATATATAACTAAATGCACAAATAAATAAATGGTCGGAATTTGAGCCCACCAATCAATAGAGAATGGTTCATAATATCCTTCAAATTTAAAAAAGGAAAATGACAATTTGTTTCACGGGGAAAAAAATTCCAAACTGAACATGATAGAGGGATTCAACCTGGTTATTCATTTTTTATACTTTCACTTCATTCTTGTTTACTTCGCTATCATCAGGTGGATAACACGTTCCCCAGGTGACAAATGAAGTGGAGACAGATTTGTTGAAGTGATAGCCAAACCATCATCCAAATGAAGAATGATGGACAAATCAAGAACCCCGATCCCCCAATCTCCAGGTCACTAGCGGATAGCGGATGCTTGATAAAACCATACCCAGATCACTAGTTTCATGGTTCACACAAATTGGTCACCTGGAACCCAACCCAATCAGGTCATCTGAGGTGGCTGGGTGAAGATGAGAGCCCAAGAATGAGAGCTTATCAATGCCTTCCCATCGTAGGCCCATGCCTACTTTGGACTGCTGTCAGCAAGAGAGATTTCAGGATTCAAGCCTTCCTCAGCTTTAAGGTAAGGTTTCGATTGCACATTGAAATTATATAAAGCCTATTGACAAGATCAAGCTAAGATGTTATAAATGAATAATAATTACCAGCTTTAATATATGTTAGGCTAGGAGGACATGCCATAAAATCTAGAAGGGAGACCATCGTAAGTGGATACGATGGAGCTAATGAAAACAGAATTGTTCTGATAGACCTAAGAAAATCCACAGAGAAAACTCTTGTTATTATAAAGTAATTTGTATTCATCATCACTAGGGAACATACTGTGGTATGTTTATTCAAGATGCAAGCTTTCAAATTATCATTGAGTATTAGATGCCCTCTTAATGTATTTATAAAAATTCGAAGTATCGTTCAAGCAAGATAGATCAGAATATGGACTTCTCATCTTCCAATTCTCAAACCATTTCCCAAGTTCCTAGCATGGGCATGAATATTCCTAAAAAGTGCTTCAAACAACCTCAGCATTCATGTGACATAATTTCCTTATTTTTTGAGCATCCTTCTGAATTGACCTACTACACCCACCCCAAAGGAAATGTTGCCATCGCTGTCCACTTAACTCTTCTGCTTAGAATCTCTGCAGTGTTATGCTTTCTACAACTCCAGTAATGGCCCCACCACCATATCTTGTCTTCTGAGGTAAGGAACACTCGGTCCAAGGAAAACACAACTCCAGCTTCAGACTATCATTTTCCCCTGTATCTTTCTTAGGAGAGAATATTTCAACTAGCCAACAGCTACTTGATGAAAGGACTTGAAGACTCCTTAAGGAAAACAAATAATACAAAAGAAAATTGCACTCTCAAGGCACTCGCAAGTACAAGACATGAAGCACAGGCCTCTGCCCTACACGTCTCCCTTCCTACATGATAGTCTaccctcaaaaaaaataaaaaacaagcaACTAAAAAATGAATAAAACAAGGCAAAAGT
Protein-coding regions in this window:
- the LOC105056979 gene encoding protein SPIRAL1-like 1; amino-acid sequence: MGRGVSSGGGQSSLGYLFGSDETPKPAANQTPAADNTLHSQKPSTASPTVDVSKQIPAGIQQKIANSYHRADGQNSGNFLTDRPSTKVQSAPGGGSSLSYLFGGGGN